The Kluyvera intermedia genome window below encodes:
- the gatD gene encoding galactitol-1-phosphate 5-dehydrogenase, producing the protein MKSVVIHAEGDVRVEERPMPTLKNDDDVLVKVICSGLCGSDIPRIFAKGAHYYPITLGHEFSGYVESYGSAVTDMQPGDAVACVPLLPCFDCPQCARGYFSLCKQYQFVGSRSEGGNAEYVVVKRANIFRLPSEMPIDDGAFIEPITVGLHAFHLAQGCEGKNVIIIGAGTIGLLALQCARELGAKSVTAIDINPQKLELAKSLGATYVFNSREMNSKAIQAALEEVQFDQLVLETAGTPQTVALAIEAAGPRAQVALVGTLHHDLTLLSATFGLILRKELTLIGSWMNYSAPWPGEEWDTAARLLTEKRIQLAPLIAHQGDAESFAREVQALNGAPMQGKILLKLA; encoded by the coding sequence ATGAAATCAGTGGTGATTCACGCTGAGGGAGACGTGCGCGTTGAAGAACGCCCAATGCCAACCTTAAAGAACGACGATGATGTGCTGGTCAAAGTCATCTGTTCGGGACTTTGCGGTTCAGATATTCCGCGCATTTTCGCGAAAGGCGCGCACTATTATCCGATTACGCTGGGGCATGAGTTCAGCGGCTATGTCGAATCCTATGGCAGCGCCGTCACCGATATGCAGCCGGGTGATGCCGTTGCCTGCGTACCGCTCCTGCCGTGCTTTGACTGTCCGCAGTGCGCACGCGGTTACTTCTCATTATGCAAACAGTACCAGTTCGTCGGCTCGCGTAGCGAAGGCGGCAATGCCGAATATGTGGTGGTCAAACGCGCAAATATCTTCCGTCTACCGAGTGAAATGCCGATAGATGATGGTGCGTTTATTGAACCGATTACCGTTGGGCTGCATGCCTTCCATCTGGCACAAGGCTGCGAAGGGAAAAATGTCATTATCATCGGTGCCGGGACCATCGGCCTGCTGGCACTGCAATGCGCCCGCGAGCTGGGGGCCAAAAGCGTGACTGCTATTGATATCAACCCGCAAAAGCTAGAATTGGCAAAATCACTTGGCGCAACATACGTTTTCAATAGCCGCGAGATGAACAGCAAAGCAATCCAGGCAGCACTGGAAGAGGTTCAGTTCGATCAATTGGTTCTGGAAACCGCAGGGACACCGCAAACCGTGGCCCTTGCCATTGAGGCCGCCGGCCCTCGCGCACAAGTGGCGTTAGTGGGTACGTTACATCACGATCTCACCTTACTCTCCGCAACCTTCGGTCTGATTCTGCGTAAAGAGTTGACGCTTATCGGCAGTTGGATGAACTACTCCGCGCCGTGGCCGGGCGAAGAGTGGGACACCGCCGCTCGACTGTTAACAGAAAAACGTATTCAGCTTGCTCCGCTCATCGCACACCAGGGCGATGCTGAAAGTTTTGCTCGCGAAGTTCAGGCGCTTAACGGCGCACCAATGCAGGGAAAAATCCTGCTCAAACTGGCGTAA